The proteins below come from a single Sorghum bicolor cultivar BTx623 chromosome 4, Sorghum_bicolor_NCBIv3, whole genome shotgun sequence genomic window:
- the LOC8055424 gene encoding ras-related protein Rab-2-B translates to MSYAYLFKYIIIGDTGVGKSCLLLQFTDKRFQPVHDLTIGVEFGARMITIDNKPIKLQIWDTAGQESFRSITRSYYRGAAGALLVYDITRRETFNHLASWLEDARQHANANMTVMLIGNKCDLSHRRAVSYEEGEQFAKEHGLVFMEASAKTAQNVEEAFIKTAGTIYKKIQDGIFDVSNESNGIKVGYVVPNSSGGGAGSSSQAGGCCS, encoded by the exons ATGTCGTACGCCTACCTCTTCAAGTACATCATCATCGGCGACACAG GCGTGGGGAAGTCGTGCCTGCTGCTGCAGTTCACGGACAAGCGCTTCCAGCCCGTGCACGACCTCACCATCGGCGTCGAATTCGGCGCCCGCATGATCACCATCGACAACAAGCCCATCAAACTCCAGATTTGGGACACG GCTGGCCAAGAATCATTCAGATCTATTACTAGGTCATACTACAGAGGTGCTGCTGGTGCCCTTTTGGTTTATGATATCACTAG GAGGGAGACCTTCAATCATCTCGCAAGTTGGCTAGAAGATGCAAGGCAGCATGCAAATGCTAACATGACAGTGATGCTGATTGGAAACAAATGTGATCTTTCTCATAGACGTGCTGTCAGCTATGAGGAAGGCGAACAGTTTGCCAAGGAGCATGGTCTGGTCTTTATGGAGGCATCTGCTAAAACTGCACAAAACGTTGAGGAG GCATTCATTAAGACCGCTGGTACAATATACAAGAAAATCCAAGATGGCATATTTGATGTATCAAATGAG TCCAATGGGATCAAAGTTGGCTACGTTGTTCCCAACTCATCTGGAGGTGGTGCTGGCTCGTCCTCCCAGGCTGGTGGCTGCTGCAGTTGA
- the LOC8070571 gene encoding small nuclear ribonucleoprotein Sm D1, translated as MKLVRFLMKLNNETVTIELKNGTVVHGTITGVDISMNTHLKTVKLTLKGKNPVTLDHLSVRGNNIRYYILPDSLNLETLLVEETPRVKPKKPTSGKPLGRGRGRGRGRGRGRGR; from the exons ATGAAGCTCGTCAG GTTCTTGATGAAGCTGAACAACGAAACGGTGACCATCGAGCTCAAGAATGGCACCGTCGTACACGGAACCATTACCG GCGTTGACATCAGCATGAATACTCATCTGAAGACTGTAAAGCTGACGCTAAAAGGGAAAAATCCTGTTACCCTTGATCACCTTAGTGTGAGGGGAAACAACATCCGCTATTATATTCTTCCTGACAGCCTAAATCTGGAGACTTTGCTGGTTGAGGAAACACCAAGGGTCAAGCCTAAGAAGCCTACTTCTG GGAAGCCCTTGGGACGTGGGCGTGGCCGTGGTCGTGGGCGCGGTCGGGGTCGGGGACGCTGA
- the LOC8055425 gene encoding bifunctional epoxide hydrolase 2, whose protein sequence is MAQEIEHTHLLIRGLNLHVAQVGKGDLGTVVFLHGFPEIWYTWRHQMLAVAAAGYRAVAPDCRGYGLSDLPPEHEEVSFDDLVADVLGILDALDVPKAFLVGKDFGAFPAYEFALQHPERTRGVVCLGIPFSPIPIAIDALPEGFYVLRWREPGRAEADFGRFDVRRVVRTVYVLFSRAEIPIADEGQEIMDLADLSTPLPEWFTEEDLDAYAELYEKSGFRYPLQMPYRALHKIPNRLDAKFQVPVFIVMGEKDYCFKFPGFETAMRGGIMDSFVPELKITYIPEGSHFVQEQFPEQVNDLLLGFLKDHPSTA, encoded by the exons ATGGCGCAGGAGATCGAGCACACTCACCTCCTCATCCGCGGGCTCAACCTCCACGTCGCGCAAGTAGGCAAAG gtGACCTGGGCACGGTGGTGTTCCTGCACGGCTTCCCGGAGATATGGTACACATGGCGCCACCAGATGCTGGCCGTGGCCGCGGCGGGGTACCGCGCCGTCGCGCCGGACTGCCGTGGGTACGGGCTGTCCGACCTGCCGCCGGAGCACGAGGAGGTCTCCtttgacgacctcgtcgccgacGTGCTCGGCATCCTCGACGCCCTCGACGTCCCAAAG GCGTTCCTGGTGGGCAAAGATTTCGGCGCCTTTCCGGCGTACGAGTTCGCGCTCCAGCACCCGGAGCGCACCCGCGGCGTGGTGTGCCTTGGCATCCCCTTCAGCCCGATCCCCATAGCCATCGACGCCTTGCCCGAAGGCTTCTACGTCCTGCGCTGGCGC GAGCCTGGCAGGGCGGAGGCGGACTTCGGCCGGTTCGACGTGAGGCGCGTGGTGCGCACCGTCTACGTGCTCTTCTCCCGCGCCGAGATCCCGATTGCCGACGAAGGGCAGGAGATCATGgacctggccgacctgtccacGCCGCTGCCGGAGTGGTTCACCGAGGAGGACCTCGACGCCTACGCCGAGCTCTACGAGAAGTCCGGCTTCCGCTACCCACTTCAGATGCCGTACAG AGCTCTACACAAGATCCCGAACCGGCTGGACGCCAAGTTCCAGGTGCCGGTGTTCATTGTGATGGGGGAGAAGGACTACTGCTTCAAGTTCCCGGGGTTCGAGACCGCCATGCGCGGCGGCATCATGGACAGCTTCGTGCCGGAGCTGAAGATCACCTACATCCCGGAGGGGAGCCACTTCGTGCAGGAGCAGTTCCCAGAGCAGGTCAACGACCTGCTTCTCGGCTTCCTCAAGGACCATCCCTCCACTGCGTAA